The window AATTTTTTTGACTTTTAATGGTTACATGATGTTCTTACTTTACATTTATGTGACTAATAGTGTCTTTGTGTAACAGAACCCTTGTACGTGCATCGTCAAACATGCTATCTTTTTGGGAGAGAAAGAAGGGTAGCAGACATCCCTACAGATCATCCATCTTGCAGCAAACAGCATGCTGTTCTTCAATATCGGTAAATTAATCATGTGAAATCAATTAgtttttataatgtttttaattaaaataatcttTTGTTTGTTTCTGATTTATGTTCATTCTCAGGCAAGTTGAAAAGGAGCAACCTGATGGCATGTTAGCAAAGGAAGTAAGGTATGCATGctaagacttttttttttttttttttttaattaaaaatcaAAATCTCAATTAACAAATGCTTACACTTATTTTAATTGTAGGCCATATATAATGGATCTTGGCAGTACAAACGGGACTTTCATAAATGTAAGACACATAATGATATATCTTGGTATGGAATTAATTTTTTGATCAGTACTTGGCTTAACTTACCCCTTTGGATTTTCAGGAGAATCGTATTGAACCTGAACGCTATTATGAACTTATGGAAAAAGACACTCTTAAGTTTGGCAATAGCAGGTATAATTGTCATTCCATCATGTGTTTCATATATGATTAGTTTCAATGTGTTGCATGGGATAGTTTCTTAATTTGACCTTCTGTTTAATTGGTCTTAATACTGTTCCTTCACAAGTCAAGTCCCTTGATTCGATGTTAAGAGAAATCAGATATATGATGAAAACATGAACAACCTTATGGTTATTATTATAATagtaaatagtaatagtaataatagtaataataatgttatttgatCTGTAATCAGGGAGTTGAAATTGCCACTTCTAGTCATATATTAGTTTGCATTTGATTTTGAAGTTCATCTTTATGACTTGGTTATGACTActttactgttttttttttttttttttttggttaattcCAGCCGAGAGTACGTAATGCTACACGAGAATTCAGCAGGATGATATGATAATGTAATGTGAATTATGTAAGATGACATTCTTGGAGTTCTACATTAGCAAATGTGGTTAGATCAAGTTGTTTTTGTTGTATGGAGTTTAATTATGTTGATGGTCAATTTTTGAACTGGAAAAGTGTGGCTTGCATGCTAGTATGCTACTACTTGATATTCGAGTACTTATAATGGAGGTTGgtttaatacaactctttatttaaATTTGGGTTACTTGCCTATCATCATTGTAGGAATTAATTATTGGTTCTCGATACTTTATATGACGGCGTGTAAAATAGTATAACAGTCGAAGCAAATGTTATATGGAGTACAAAATTATCATTGACAGACATCTGAAAGAGTAATTTGGCTAGtagttttttttattaagtttttaataAGTTAAATGAGTTTAAGATGTGTGATGGATTAATTGTCACTACTGTATTTGTTTGTTTTATCTGCCAATTAACTGTGTGAATAATTATAATTACCAAAGAGATTAACTCTAAGTTTGTCACACTTTTCATCAAAATGGATTTTATTTGATAAATTAAAAACAAACACTAGTCTTCTATTTCATTAAGCTCGTTAGATTTAAATTAGAGCAATCTCCTCTATCGGGTTTTTTTGTTCTTCAAGGCGAACTAATCCGTCCACTACCTGCCTTACTAGTCTCAAAAAATACGAGGGGCCTGCCCCTTTTTAGTCATAGAATTTTCGAGGAAAAGTAGTGTAAAGTTATAAACGAGAATAAATTTGGGGAGTTTGCCTCTTCTAAGGATGCCTAACCGCCGCCTCGGGAGCCAAAACGAACACGCCTGCTACCTACTGTATTGGACCTTCGGTTGGCCTACTAAGTATATTATAGAACCTCTTGCTATAATAACAATCAAGCTGTTGGATATAACATGACAATTCTGTTGAGATCTTGGGGTTGTCTCGAGTTCCTTTGTTTCGAGCTCCTTTGTTTTGTTTTCCTTTTTCTGTTTGTTGATTTCTAATCAGATCGCTTAGTTTAGATGTTAGATCGGTTAGAATTTTTTAATATGTTTTAGATTTTTGGATAGTTAGGGGAAACTTGTTTATTGATAGTCCTTTTGTTTTAAATGATTGCTTTATAGTCCGTTCCCGCGTTTCTTTTGTATTCTTTGTTGAGGAAACGATCTCATTTCTATATGAGTTCTAGTTTTTTCGCGCAAATAAAAAGGCATGACAATTCAGTCGATTGTAAACATAAATAGATATGAACCACCTTTGAACAAGTTGCATATTAGTTTCATCATTGACATGACCATAAGCAAGAACTATCATGACATAAAAAAGTAAGCCTTTCATACCCCCATAATAAATCGCTAACAAATTTGCATAGACGTATCAGGCACAACCTTTCATCTCATAACTTTAAAACTGAGACAAATTCCTACATAAAAAAAACTTTAAAACTTACACGAATATAAATACCATTTCAGAACAAACAAAACCAATCCGGTCAATAAGCTCACTCAAAATACATATCAGAAACGCCTTGGTTTTTCCTCAGCGACATTTACTCTGATCGCTCTCCCACCCATGCTCTGTTGCATATACAGCACACATGATTATAATCTAAAAAAAATCAATATACAGGCACCACATTTTTTACATATTGTGTATCTATTTCAACAACATTTTTAACTAAAATATTAACTTTCAACCTATTTACTTACAAATGGGTTGATTTTAGGTTTACTTGGTCAAACAAGTAGCATAAAAAGATATAATTTTTTCAAATTGCAAATAGGAAAAGGTATGTGTCAATCCAGCATCACCTTTTTAGACCCATACCATAACTACCCATTTCGACCCATTACCCAACCACCCATTTCACAGTCTCTATACCTTAGTCTGAGGTATAGTTACTATTCTAAGTTTAGGAAGAATTTAAGAGTACCTGTCCATCGAGATTTTCAATGGCGTCGTTAAGTTCACTTTCAGTTGACATAGTTACAAATCCAAACCCTCGTGATCGACCACTTTCCCTATCATAAACAACTCGTGCATTTACAACTTTCCCATGTTCACTGAAAAGTTGTTCAAGGCGAACATCATCAACGTCCCATGGCAAGTTTCCGACATAGATTCTGTACGAGGGTCCCGTCATCTGAGGTGTGCGCTCTGTACGTTCGGGCCTTGATCCTCTTGGTGCAGCCTTGTTTACGGTCAAGTACCTTCCTCCTAGTTCCTATTTCAACaacaaaataattattaaaaaaataaataaaaaactttaGATAAAGTATAACAAACTTCTTTGAAAAGAACAGACTTACATAACGGTGGAGCATTTCGACAGCCTTCTCAGCTTCTTCAACAGTACTCATTGTTACAAACCCGAAACCCCTACTTTGATCAGTATCTCTGTTGTAAATAACCTAATTCAACAACAAACACCTTATAAGCAATACACCTTCATATTTCAAATAACTTGAATAATTCAAATAATTCACAAATATGAAAGGTTAATCACACCAGACAGTTACATACTTTGACCTTATTTTTCATGTGTATACAGTTTATACCATTGTATATAACAATCTTACATCCTCAATTGCTTCTACAACTGAACAAAAATAAAATGCACATAGAGACATACTTTTATTTTTTTAACAGTTGTATACGGAGTACAATTTAATTACTTCTAATCTATAATCAAAGTAAAATGCTTAAATTATCATACAATTGTACCTAAAATAGATAGGACTAACATTTTACACAGTTTCAACTCTTTTTAACTGTAGTCTGTACAAATATATCCTCATTTTCTTGCAACTATACGTAAAATAAGGTTAATTGTCCTGAAAAGCAACATACTTTCACCAAATTTTGCAAAAGGTGTAGTTTGGTAGGGACACCCAAACCATGTGTTTTCCTAAGCAGACCCAACAAACCAACCCCGTAAGATTCGGATGCCTGTAAGACGAGAACTAGACCAACGGGTACCATTAGCACCAAAGGGCGGTTCCTTTCACCAAATTTTTCATACAACTTATTAGTCATTACCATTGTATAGTTGCATATACCTTGTTTTTTAATACAATTTTACCTAAAACTAAATTCCACTATTGTAGCACTCTTTTAACTTCTTGTTTCAATTGTACATGGCTAATTTTACTCTATTCCTTTAAACATTGCATTGGATACTGTACTTAACATACTTACATTTCTCTGTAATTATATATACACTAATTCCACCAACCATTGCTTAACACATAGCATGCAATTTACCTTAacaatattatataaatttatatacaaaaaaatatatatacctcggAAATCTCAACAACACCAGCCTGTTGAAACAGCTGAGCCAATTGTTCACTATCAACATCATAAGGCAAATTCCCCACAAAAATCTTTGCATCTTCCGGCGGCTCAGAAAATTCCTCCTCCGCCGCCACTTCTCCGGCGCCGGAATCTTCAGCCTGATCAGAAACACTGTCTTCAACGGCAGCCACTTCCGTGTCTTGATTTTCACTTCCCCAACTCAATTCTTCATTTTGGTCAACAACCAATGTGTTATCttcttcttgaacaaaagttacaaAGCGAGATGAATTGGGTTTCTTCTTTATCGAAAAGGGTGTGAATGAAGCTGATAAATTAAGAATCTTGATGGGTTTTAAAGGTAAAGAAATGATTTTTTTAGTGAAAACTGAAGGTGAGGATGAAATTAAGAAGGTAGACATGGTTGATGATGATAAGGGTTTGGAATTGGTAATGGGTTTTGAAACACAAGAAGAAAAAGACATTGTTTGAAGTTGAAATGTTGTTGAAGGGTTTAGATTTAAGAAAATGAGTGTGTGAGTGTAGGGAAGATAAGGGTCTGATATGTTATCGGTTGGTATGTTGTTTTTTGGGGGGTTCATGTGGTTTTTGTGTGTGTTAAAATGGGCTTTAATTGGGCTTTAATGATTTATTGTTTGGGCTTACCAAATATTAATGGGCTGGAACCGGTTAAAGTATAAAATCCAATTTTtcattaattttatgatttttttaTTTGTAGCCTCAATAGGATTATTTATACTAATGAATTTAATTTATGCATAAATATGTCGTAAATTATGGTAGTTTATAGGGTTatcattaaatatacaaatgatgatTTTTGTATGCCTAGATGCCCTAAGAATAGCCCTAAAAGCTATCTTTGGATAATTCCTAATTTATTTActtcttttcattttttttgcgTTTGTCATGTGTGAAC of the Rutidosis leptorrhynchoides isolate AG116_Rl617_1_P2 chromosome 5, CSIRO_AGI_Rlap_v1, whole genome shotgun sequence genome contains:
- the LOC139847220 gene encoding 28 kDa ribonucleoprotein, chloroplastic-like, giving the protein MSFSSCVSKPITNSKPLSSSTMSTFLISSSPSVFTKKIISLPLKPIKILNLSASFTPFSIKKKPNSSRFVTFVQEEDNTLVVDQNEELSWGSENQDTEVAAVEDSVSDQAEDSGAGEVAAEEEFSEPPEDAKIFVGNLPYDVDSEQLAQLFQQAGVVEISEVIYNRDTDQSRGFGFVTMSTVEEAEKAVEMLHRYELGGRYLTVNKAAPRGSRPERTERTPQMTGPSYRIYVGNLPWDVDDVRLEQLFSEHGKVVNARVVYDRESGRSRGFGFVTMSTESELNDAIENLDGQSMGGRAIRVNVAEEKPRRF